The Microbacterium sulfonylureivorans region CCACCCGACTCGACGCCGAGCGGGCAGGATTCGCGGGGTTCTTCCGCTTCACGGCCGAGCATCCGGCGCTCTACCGGGTGGTCCGCGAGGCCGAGTTCGTCTCACCCGAGGTGCTGCGACTGCACTACACGCGGATCGTCGAGGGATACGAGGCGGGGCTCCGCGCGGCGCAGGACGCCGGCGACGTCGACCGCGCACTCGACCCCGAGACCACCGCGTGGGCGCTCATGGGCATGGGTGAGCTCATCGGCATGCGATTCCTTCTCTGGGAGCGCGATGCCGAGGGCCGCCCGCCGGCGCAGCTCGATCCGGTCGTGTTCGCCGGCATGACCCGCATCATCGACAACGCCCTCGCACCTCGCGCATCCGGGCAGGAAGGGGCGAAGTGATGACCGAGCACGACCTCGCAGGAAAGCGCGCCCTCGTCACCGGCGGCGCGAGCGGCATCGGACTGGCTTGCGCGCACGAGTTCGCGGGCCGCGGCGCGCACGTCATCGTGGCCGATCTGAACGCGGATGCCGCAGCCGCCGCGGCGGCCGAGGTGGGCGGTGAGGCATGGGTCGTCGACCTGTCCGACACGGCCGCGCTCGACGATCTCACGCTCGATGTCGACATCCTCGTCAACAACGCGGGAATCCAGCGGGTGAGCCCGATCACGGAGTTCGATCCCGATGCGTTCCGACTGCTGCTGCGGCTCATGCTGGAGTCGCCGTTCCTCCTCATCCGAGCGGCGCTGCCCGGGATGTACGAGAAGGGGTGGGGCCGCGTGATCAACATCTCGAGCGCCCACGGGCTGCGCGCGAGCGCCTTCAAGTCGGCCTACGTCGCCGCCAAGCACGGGCTCGAGGGCCTGTCGAAGGTGACCGCGCTCGAGGGAGCCCCGCACGGCGTGACGAGCAACTGCATCAATCCGGCGTACGTGCGCACGCCGCTGGTCGAGAAGCAGATCGCCGATCAGGCGAAGGTGCACGGCATCCCCGAGAGCGAGGTCATCGAGAAGATCATGCTCACCGAGACCGCGGTCAAGCGCCTCGTCGAGGCCGACGAGGTGGCATCGCTCGCGGGCTGGCTCGCCTCCGGCAAGTCCGGCATGGTCACCGGCGCCTCGTACACGATGGACGGCGGATGGACCGCACGATGAGCTCGGCGCCGCAGACCCGCACGGGCCACCGCTACCGCACGGTCGACGTCCCCGTCTCGGGCGGCGATCTGCGGGTCGGCGTCTGGGATCCCGAGCCCGCCGACGCCGCCGCGGCCGATGTCCTTCTCATCCACGGTGTGACGTCGTCGCACCTCGCGTGGCCTTTCGTCGTCGATCGGCTCCCCGGCGTGCGGGCGGTCGCTCCCGACCTCCGGGGCCGCGGGGCGAGCAACGACCTCGTCGGACCCGCCGGACTCCAGGCGCACGCCGACGACCTCGCCGCAGCGCTCGACGCGCT contains the following coding sequences:
- a CDS encoding TetR/AcrR family transcriptional regulator; the protein is MTLPEELVDDEPELVSPATGRPLTKRGEATRRRLLEAAEVVFAEQGYHEASIVKITERAGIGLGTFYLYFDSKQSIFEALVIDLNRRVRHSMSEAMEGATTRLDAERAGFAGFFRFTAEHPALYRVVREAEFVSPEVLRLHYTRIVEGYEAGLRAAQDAGDVDRALDPETTAWALMGMGELIGMRFLLWERDAEGRPPAQLDPVVFAGMTRIIDNALAPRASGQEGAK
- a CDS encoding 3-hydroxybutyrate dehydrogenase, yielding MTEHDLAGKRALVTGGASGIGLACAHEFAGRGAHVIVADLNADAAAAAAAEVGGEAWVVDLSDTAALDDLTLDVDILVNNAGIQRVSPITEFDPDAFRLLLRLMLESPFLLIRAALPGMYEKGWGRVINISSAHGLRASAFKSAYVAAKHGLEGLSKVTALEGAPHGVTSNCINPAYVRTPLVEKQIADQAKVHGIPESEVIEKIMLTETAVKRLVEADEVASLAGWLASGKSGMVTGASYTMDGGWTAR